In Candidatus Palauibacter australiensis, the following are encoded in one genomic region:
- a CDS encoding pyridoxal phosphate-dependent aminotransferase, producing the protein MYLRYVPPMGIYETLYAFLGAFGTYMGEPGTNPWSQGFPRTVALPDGPALPSTVTVTSDDRKYPKAWGLPALREAIAAYYRQSYGVEITAENVMVFAGGRPAIMALLLFLEPDIEVRLASTEYTPYYDVLEGLRRPYHLIHSGVDNGFRPPVSAYTAPRGGRTLMLLSNPCNPTGVTRTGEELAALVAASAQDGLGLLVDEAYELLHDEPVSALAHVDDIERGNLFVVGAATKGLQAPGIRIGWAVAAKRHIEVLGNFSSFGMGGVSHPSQCYAVELLDPERMLHVRTAVPAFYAMQRERYGRAFEDLGLDLFSGDGGFYHWCRLPNGWTAQRLNERLFTRGAAILKGTDCDMERLEEDSPLASFFRFSFGPLAPESFEADIALLGEALREMRS; encoded by the coding sequence TTGTACCTGCGATACGTGCCCCCGATGGGGATCTACGAGACCCTCTACGCCTTTCTGGGGGCGTTCGGCACCTACATGGGCGAGCCCGGCACGAACCCGTGGAGCCAGGGGTTCCCGCGGACGGTCGCCCTGCCGGACGGCCCGGCGCTTCCGTCGACCGTGACGGTGACCTCCGACGACCGAAAATACCCCAAGGCATGGGGGCTTCCGGCGCTGAGGGAGGCGATCGCGGCCTACTACCGGCAGTCGTACGGCGTCGAGATCACGGCGGAGAACGTGATGGTGTTCGCGGGCGGGCGTCCTGCGATCATGGCGCTCCTCCTCTTCCTCGAACCCGATATCGAGGTCCGTCTCGCGTCCACGGAATACACCCCGTACTACGACGTCCTCGAGGGGCTGCGACGCCCCTATCACCTCATCCACAGCGGCGTGGACAACGGGTTCCGGCCCCCGGTCTCGGCCTATACGGCCCCGCGAGGGGGGCGCACCCTGATGCTGCTGAGCAATCCGTGCAACCCGACCGGCGTGACGCGAACCGGGGAGGAACTCGCGGCGCTCGTGGCGGCCAGCGCGCAGGACGGCCTCGGGCTCCTCGTCGACGAGGCCTACGAGCTTCTCCACGACGAGCCCGTGAGCGCCCTCGCGCACGTCGACGACATTGAGCGCGGCAATCTGTTCGTCGTCGGCGCCGCCACGAAGGGCCTGCAGGCGCCCGGCATCCGCATCGGATGGGCCGTGGCGGCGAAGCGGCACATCGAAGTGCTCGGGAACTTCTCCTCGTTCGGGATGGGCGGCGTGTCCCACCCGTCGCAGTGCTACGCGGTCGAACTCCTGGACCCCGAGCGCATGCTCCACGTCCGCACGGCTGTCCCCGCCTTCTACGCCATGCAGCGCGAGCGCTACGGCCGCGCCTTCGAGGATCTCGGCCTCGACCTCTTCTCGGGCGACGGCGGCTTCTACCACTGGTGCCGACTCCCGAACGGCTGGACCGCCCAGCGGCTGAACGAGCGTCTCTTCACGCGCGGGGCCGCGATCCTCAAGGGCACCGATTGCGACATGGAGCGCCTCGAGGAGGACTCGCCGCTGGCAAGCTTCTTCCGCTTCTCCTTCGGCCCCCTCGCTCCGGAGTCGTTCGAGGCGGATATCGCCCTCCTTGGCGAGGCGCTGCGCGAGATGCGATCCTGA